Proteins from a genomic interval of Rubinisphaera italica:
- the lpxC gene encoding UDP-3-O-acyl-N-acetylglucosamine deacetylase: MKQDRYQQTISKTTSVQGFGLFTNADVTVTFLPAEENTGIVFERIDLPGHPQIPADIDFIAAEERRTKLVNGTASVEMIEHVMAALAGLQIDNCRIQVNSPELPGCDGSALPYAAALLDGQPISQSAKRNIIVINEENTVEEGDAIISTAPYFSGLRISYDLNYGLNSCILPQLADFSITPETFVTKIAAARTFVLEQEIEYLQRQGYGQKVTTADLLVYGENGPVGNSLRAHNECARHKLLDCLGDLALCGCDVQGHIRAFRSGHRHNHQLARRLKQMVPYQSQQTIKAA, translated from the coding sequence ATGAAACAAGATCGATATCAGCAGACGATTTCAAAGACGACCTCCGTCCAGGGATTCGGGCTGTTCACGAATGCCGATGTCACCGTGACCTTTCTCCCGGCTGAGGAGAATACAGGAATCGTTTTCGAGCGAATCGATTTGCCAGGTCATCCTCAGATTCCAGCCGATATCGATTTTATTGCAGCCGAAGAACGTCGCACTAAACTCGTCAATGGGACGGCTTCGGTGGAAATGATTGAACATGTGATGGCTGCTCTGGCTGGATTACAGATTGATAATTGCAGGATTCAGGTAAACAGCCCCGAGCTTCCCGGTTGTGATGGTTCCGCCCTACCCTATGCGGCTGCATTACTCGATGGCCAGCCGATTTCTCAATCCGCAAAACGGAACATTATTGTCATCAATGAAGAAAATACAGTTGAAGAAGGGGATGCGATCATTTCGACAGCCCCCTACTTCAGTGGACTTCGAATCAGTTACGATTTGAATTATGGTCTCAACTCCTGCATTCTTCCACAGCTGGCTGATTTCAGTATTACACCCGAGACCTTTGTGACAAAAATTGCTGCGGCACGCACATTTGTGCTCGAACAGGAAATTGAGTATCTGCAGCGACAGGGTTATGGTCAGAAGGTGACTACCGCTGACTTACTCGTCTACGGCGAGAATGGCCCTGTTGGAAATTCATTAAGGGCACACAACGAATGTGCCCGACACAAACTTCTGGATTGCCTGGGAGACCTCGCACTTTGCGGATGTGATGTTCAAGGACACATTCGCGCGTTTCGCAGCGGACATCGACACAATCATCAGCTGGCCAGACGACTGAAACAAATGGTTCCGTATCAAAGTCAACAAACGATTAAAGCTGCTTGA
- a CDS encoding OmpH family outer membrane protein, which produces MKRLTLLTLCLGFIVSLTANVSTTQAQQPGADQPKRNVGLIDMATLFKDYRKFSDMRDQLRNDIKASDEKAKSMSEQLQALQKTLKDGTYTEGTPEYQKLESQLISQSTQFEAFRKTQQRDFLRRESKIYKDVYMEVVAAVGQYASYYNYDVIIRFSRDGVDETDNAQELIQNMNRQVIWHNSKIDITDAVLKYLNQKYGPATAEAPGNPVK; this is translated from the coding sequence GTGAAACGATTGACTCTCTTGACCCTGTGTCTGGGGTTCATTGTATCCCTGACCGCCAACGTTTCGACCACGCAGGCCCAGCAGCCTGGTGCCGATCAACCCAAGCGAAATGTGGGTCTGATTGATATGGCGACGTTGTTCAAGGATTACCGCAAATTTTCTGACATGCGTGATCAGCTGCGAAACGACATCAAAGCCAGTGATGAAAAAGCCAAGTCGATGAGCGAACAGCTGCAGGCTCTGCAGAAGACTCTCAAAGATGGAACCTACACAGAAGGTACTCCTGAGTACCAGAAGCTGGAATCTCAGTTGATTTCACAATCAACTCAGTTCGAAGCATTCCGCAAAACTCAACAGCGTGATTTCCTGCGTCGTGAATCTAAGATTTACAAAGACGTTTACATGGAAGTTGTCGCCGCTGTTGGACAGTATGCCTCTTACTACAACTACGATGTCATCATTCGTTTCAGCCGTGATGGTGTCGACGAAACCGACAATGCACAGGAACTGATTCAGAACATGAATCGTCAGGTGATCTGGCACAACAGCAAGATCGACATTACCGATGCCGTCTTGAAGTACCTCAACCAGAAGTACGGTCCTGCCACTGCAGAAGCTCCTGGCAATCCTGTTAAATAA
- a CDS encoding IS630 family transposase (programmed frameshift), with the protein MNKKYVVRLDSAERDLLEAIVLKGKAAAYKIKHAHILLKVDAEGPGWSDEKTAEAFGCHLNTVKNVRQRLVEGGLETALERKKQERPSRQPIFDGEKEARLIATSCSQAPEGRAAWTLELLADRMVELEIVESVSPTTVGRTLKKTKLQPHRRKCWVIPAKENGEFVARMEDVLDIYQWEYDEEYPVVCMDEQPMQLIKETRQPLPCEPGKPARYDYEYERNGTANHFLFTEPKAGWRKVSVRPTKTRRDWATEIKALLDEEYPNAEMVILVCDNLNTHTVGALYETFEPAEAKRLADRIDIRYTPKHGSWLNVAEIELSVLTKQCLTRRIRDIETLSREVTAWMNHRNESQSGVDWHFTTSEARIKLKRLYPQYQMN; encoded by the exons ATGAATAAGAAGTATGTGGTGCGGTTGGATTCGGCAGAGCGGGATTTACTGGAGGCCATCGTTCTCAAGGGGAAGGCGGCGGCTTACAAAATTAAGCATGCTCATATCCTGCTCAAGGTGGATGCCGAGGGACCTGGCTGGTCGGATGAGAAAACAGCCGAAGCATTCGGGTGTCATCTCAACACGGTCAAGAATGTCCGGCAGCGACTTGTGGAAGGAGGGCTGGAAACGGCCCTGGAGCGAAAGAAACAGGAGCGTCCCTCCCGTCAGCCCATTTTTGATGGCGAGAAAGAAGCTCGGTTGATCGCAACATCCTGTAGCCAGGCGCCGGAAGGCCGTGCGGCCTGGACGTTGGAGTTACTGGCCGATCGGATGGTCGAGTTGGAAATTGTGGAGAGCGTGTCACCGACAACAGTTGGTCGGACGCTGAAAAAAACGA AGTTGCAGCCTCATCGCCGCAAATGCTGGGTGATTCCTGCCAAAGAGAATGGCGAGTTTGTTGCTCGGATGGAAGATGTGCTGGACATTTATCAGTGGGAGTACGACGAAGAATATCCGGTGGTGTGTATGGACGAGCAACCGATGCAACTGATCAAAGAAACCCGGCAGCCGCTTCCCTGTGAACCGGGGAAGCCTGCCCGATATGACTACGAGTACGAACGAAACGGAACCGCCAACCACTTTCTGTTTACCGAACCGAAAGCGGGCTGGCGAAAAGTGAGCGTGCGTCCGACCAAGACGCGTCGCGACTGGGCCACCGAGATCAAAGCGTTGCTCGATGAAGAGTATCCGAATGCGGAAATGGTGATTCTGGTTTGCGACAATCTGAATACTCACACCGTGGGGGCGTTGTATGAAACATTTGAACCGGCTGAGGCGAAGCGCCTGGCCGACAGGATCGACATCCGATACACGCCCAAACATGGGAGTTGGCTGAATGTCGCCGAGATCGAATTGAGCGTGTTGACCAAACAATGTTTAACGCGACGCATCCGAGATATTGAAACATTGAGCCGCGAAGTGACAGCTTGGATGAACCATCGCAACGAAAGCCAATCGGGTGTCGACTGGCACTTTACAACCAGCGAGGCTCGTATCAAACTCAAACGCTTGTACCCACAATATCAAATGAATTGA
- a CDS encoding Gfo/Idh/MocA family protein: MSQLHKIRMAVIGVGALGRHHARILANMEGVDLIAVADPNAAQAQAVAEQHQTDWVTEYSEIIDQCDAVTLVAPTFLHHEIASNCLKQGKHILVEKPLTADVAQAQELIELALDHDCVLQVGHIERFNPAFELLCDSLTSVPRYLRAERLSPFPFRSLDIGVIHDLMIHDIELILHLTGTMPTKVEAFGSQIMGAHEDTVQARLQFPGGSIADITASRVNPEPRRSLSVWTSTENLTADLHTRQVSIQRPTHSMLTGPAMEDRMRAGEDVAELRTRVFGEFIETETIQASEEDALTAELLEFTNCVRNNTQPRVDGKAGLQAVQVADRVLESLQNNCINARLQAVKQKRVA, from the coding sequence ATGAGTCAATTACATAAAATTCGCATGGCTGTCATCGGTGTCGGCGCATTGGGGCGTCATCATGCACGAATTCTGGCAAATATGGAGGGGGTCGATTTAATCGCGGTTGCCGATCCCAATGCCGCTCAAGCTCAGGCGGTTGCCGAACAACATCAAACCGACTGGGTGACCGAGTATTCTGAAATCATCGATCAATGCGATGCCGTCACCCTGGTCGCACCAACGTTCCTGCATCATGAAATTGCCTCGAACTGTTTGAAGCAGGGCAAGCATATCCTGGTTGAAAAACCGCTCACTGCCGATGTCGCTCAGGCTCAGGAGCTGATTGAGCTGGCCCTCGATCACGATTGTGTTTTGCAGGTTGGTCACATCGAACGCTTCAACCCGGCTTTCGAATTGCTGTGTGATTCCCTCACATCGGTTCCACGCTATCTACGGGCAGAACGGCTCAGTCCGTTTCCATTCCGCTCCCTCGACATCGGCGTGATTCACGATTTGATGATTCACGATATCGAATTGATTCTCCACTTAACGGGCACCATGCCAACCAAAGTCGAAGCGTTTGGCTCGCAAATCATGGGCGCTCATGAAGATACCGTCCAGGCACGCTTGCAGTTTCCCGGTGGCAGCATTGCCGACATCACAGCCAGCCGAGTGAATCCGGAACCGCGCCGGAGTTTGAGTGTCTGGACAAGCACTGAAAACCTCACCGCCGATTTACACACGCGTCAGGTTTCCATCCAGCGGCCTACTCATTCAATGTTGACCGGTCCAGCCATGGAAGACCGCATGCGAGCCGGAGAAGATGTCGCAGAATTGCGGACCCGTGTGTTTGGAGAATTCATCGAAACCGAAACCATTCAGGCTTCAGAGGAAGATGCCCTCACCGCAGAACTCCTCGAATTCACCAACTGCGTCCGCAACAACACACAACCCCGCGTCGATGGTAAAGCCGGTTTGCAGGCGGTTCAGGTAGCCGATCGTGTGCTGGAATCTCTGCAAAACAATTGCATTAATGCTCGTCTTCAAGCAGTCAAACAAAAACGCGTTGCATAA
- a CDS encoding formylglycine-generating enzyme family protein: MHHRNRFLSSGLSLGLALLIVSPLQAEDKTPAADKVKFDAYTVELPYTEVAFEMLPIPGGTFEMGSPEDEADRQEDEGPQHPVTVEPFWMGKCEVTWDEYDTFRYKLDVQRRELAGLDANEKDTKADAMTRPTKEYRDMTFGMGHDGYPAICMTQLAAKAYCEWLTEITGDYYRLPTEAEWEYACRAGTTTAYSFGDDPEMLDEYAWYYDNVDEVYQKVGQKKPNPWGLHDMHGNVAEWTQDQYISDFYSTFPTDKPTLNPVAVVKTLYPRVVRGGSWYDDPDFLRSASRQKSDPLWKVRDPQLPKSMWYHTDALHVGFRVIRPVRRPLADEIKRNIFLSDPPPELMK; the protein is encoded by the coding sequence CAAGACACCCGCAGCTGATAAGGTGAAGTTCGATGCTTATACGGTCGAACTTCCCTACACCGAAGTCGCTTTCGAAATGCTGCCCATTCCCGGCGGCACCTTCGAAATGGGTAGCCCGGAAGATGAAGCCGACCGTCAGGAAGACGAAGGCCCTCAGCATCCTGTCACGGTCGAACCCTTCTGGATGGGCAAATGCGAAGTGACCTGGGACGAGTACGATACCTTCCGCTACAAACTCGATGTTCAACGCCGGGAACTGGCCGGTCTGGATGCGAATGAGAAAGACACGAAAGCCGATGCGATGACGCGTCCAACCAAAGAGTATCGTGATATGACCTTCGGTATGGGACACGATGGCTATCCTGCCATTTGCATGACTCAACTGGCAGCCAAAGCTTACTGCGAATGGCTGACGGAAATCACGGGCGACTATTATCGCTTACCAACCGAAGCCGAATGGGAATACGCATGTCGCGCTGGCACCACCACTGCGTATTCTTTTGGCGATGATCCCGAGATGCTCGACGAGTACGCCTGGTACTACGACAATGTCGACGAAGTCTATCAGAAAGTCGGACAGAAAAAGCCGAACCCCTGGGGCCTGCACGATATGCACGGCAATGTTGCCGAGTGGACTCAGGATCAATACATCTCCGATTTCTATTCGACATTCCCGACCGATAAACCAACTCTCAACCCGGTCGCTGTCGTAAAGACACTCTATCCCCGTGTTGTCCGCGGCGGTTCCTGGTACGACGATCCCGATTTCCTCCGCAGTGCCTCACGACAAAAGTCCGATCCGCTCTGGAAAGTCCGCGATCCACAACTTCCCAAAAGTATGTGGTATCATACCGATGCGCTGCATGTTGGCTTCCGTGTCATCCGTCCTGTTCGGCGTCCGCTGGCTGATGAAATCAAAAGAAACATCTTCCTGTCAGACCCTCCGCCTGAGTTGATGAAGTAA